The DNA sequence TCCAGTATTGTACAAGCAAAGGGTCGGTGAACCCCATCTCCTTGCGGAATTGAGCGACCTGCTCTGGGGTGGCGTCCATGGGCATCAGCAAGGCTGCCGGGTCGCCAGTGAGGTGGAGAATGATGAAAACCACCACCGAGATGCCAATGAGGACAAAAATGGAATGAAACAACCTTTTTAATATATAAGACTTCACAAGATAAACCACGGCTGGGGATTCCTTTGAAAAATCCCCGAGCTTCGCTGGGCACTTCTTCCAATCGAAATAAAGTGACTATATAACACAATGATCTCTTCATGGCAATGGAATAATTGCCTGCACCTATGCTTCACTTGATGAGAAAAAGATTGACATCTCTTTGAAACTCTTGCTATCTTTTATTTACCGCAGGAAAATCCTGCGGACCTCCGGGTCAAAATCTTAGCGGCGGTTTGAGAGTGACGAAAATAATTTTTATCATTCTTTTTATTGTCCTCGGGGCGACTTTCTGTACTTTAAATCGCCAGGAAATTTCACTCGGTTATTTCTTCGGGTGGCATACGGGTTCCTTTCCCCTTTTTCTATTGATTCTGGCTTCTCTTGTCGCCGGGATGGTGGTAGGATTTTCAATAGGTTGGGGAGAAAGGTGGAAACTTCGAGCGAAGGCCCGCGACTTAGGGGAACAAGTCAAAGCATTGAAAGAAGAGATTGAACCCCAGCCCTCGAAGGAGGAAAACCCTGAACTTTCGGTGAAATCCCCGGAAGCCCCAAAGCCTCCCCTTGTCTGAGGCTGACTCCTGCAGGAGCAAGATGAACTTTGCCTGATTTAGTCATCTTCCTCACCAACTACTCTGAGCAGTTTATTTACGCTGGGCTTTTCCTGATCCTCTTCTTGTGCGGATTGGGTTTGCCCATCCCGGAAGAACTTACCTTGCTCGCCGGCGGGTTTTTCGTTCATTTGGGGATTATCCGTTTCTACCCCACGCTGGCCACTGTATTCGTTGGCGTTTTAATCGGAGATATGGCCATGTACTCCATTGGGCGGAAATGGGGCCAGGGCATCATCACCCACCGTCAAATGCGGAAGATTTTTTCTGAAAGCCGCTTGGAGCGGGCGAA is a window from the Deltaproteobacteria bacterium genome containing:
- a CDS encoding LapA family protein yields the protein MTKIIFIILFIVLGATFCTLNRQEISLGYFFGWHTGSFPLFLLILASLVAGMVVGFSIGWGERWKLRAKARDLGEQVKALKEEIEPQPSKEENPELSVKSPEAPKPPLV